A single genomic interval of Arthrobacter methylotrophus harbors:
- the glnA gene encoding type I glutamate--ammonia ligase, which translates to MFKTADEVLQFIKDEDVKFVDIRFTDLPGVQQHFNVPAKSVDLDFFVHGQLFDGSSIRGFQGIAESDMQLIPDVTSAFVDAFRIEKTLALNFSIVNPRTGDPYHRDPRGVAEKAEAYLASTGIADTAFFAPEAEFFVFDNIQYQSSPQGSFYKIDSEEAHWNSGREEEGGNLGYKTPVKGGYFPVSPTDKQADLRDAMCLALDEAGLEVERSHHEVGSAGQAEINYKFTTLTHAADDLQKFKYVIKNTADAWGKSVTFMPKPVFGDNGSGMHCHQSLWTGGEPLFYDEKGYAGLSDTARWYIGGLLKHSSAVLAFTNPTVNSYRRLVKGFEAPVNMVYSQGNRSAGIRIPITGSNPKAKRIEFRAPDPSSNPYLAFAAQLMAGIDGIRNRIEPPAPIDKDLYELPAEEAKDIPKAPGSLEEALDALSEDNEFLQAGGVFTQDLIDTWIEYKYENEIRPLSLRPNPYEFELYYGV; encoded by the coding sequence GACGAAGTCCTCCAGTTCATCAAAGACGAAGATGTCAAATTCGTCGATATCCGCTTCACCGATCTCCCGGGTGTCCAGCAGCACTTCAACGTGCCGGCTAAGAGCGTAGATCTCGATTTCTTCGTCCACGGCCAGTTGTTCGATGGTTCTTCCATCCGCGGCTTCCAGGGCATCGCCGAGTCCGACATGCAGCTCATCCCGGATGTCACTTCCGCATTCGTCGACGCTTTCCGCATCGAGAAGACGCTCGCGCTTAACTTCTCCATCGTGAACCCGCGTACCGGCGACCCGTACCACCGGGATCCCCGTGGCGTAGCCGAGAAGGCTGAGGCCTACCTCGCTTCCACGGGCATTGCCGACACCGCGTTCTTCGCTCCCGAGGCCGAGTTCTTCGTCTTCGACAACATCCAGTACCAGTCTTCCCCGCAGGGCAGCTTCTACAAGATCGACTCCGAAGAGGCCCACTGGAACAGCGGTCGCGAAGAAGAGGGTGGAAACCTCGGTTACAAGACCCCTGTCAAGGGCGGATACTTCCCCGTCTCCCCGACCGACAAGCAGGCTGACCTTCGCGACGCCATGTGCCTCGCCCTGGATGAAGCCGGCCTTGAGGTCGAGCGCAGCCACCACGAAGTCGGCTCCGCCGGCCAGGCTGAAATCAACTACAAGTTCACCACGCTGACCCACGCGGCTGATGACCTGCAGAAGTTCAAGTACGTCATCAAGAACACCGCTGATGCCTGGGGCAAGTCCGTGACCTTCATGCCGAAGCCGGTCTTCGGTGACAACGGCTCGGGCATGCACTGCCACCAGTCGCTGTGGACCGGTGGCGAGCCGCTGTTCTACGACGAGAAGGGCTACGCCGGCCTGTCCGACACCGCCCGCTGGTACATCGGCGGCCTGCTGAAGCACTCTTCAGCAGTCCTGGCCTTCACCAACCCGACGGTGAACTCCTACCGCCGCTTGGTCAAGGGCTTCGAGGCTCCGGTCAACATGGTCTACTCGCAGGGCAACCGCTCTGCCGGTATCCGCATCCCGATCACGGGCTCCAACCCGAAGGCCAAGCGCATCGAGTTCCGTGCGCCGGACCCCTCCTCCAACCCGTACCTGGCGTTCGCTGCCCAGCTCATGGCCGGCATTGACGGCATCCGCAACCGCATCGAGCCCCCGGCTCCGATCGACAAGGACCTGTACGAGCTGCCCGCAGAAGAAGCCAAGGACATCCCCAAGGCTCCGGGTTCCCTTGAGGAAGCCCTCGACGCCCTGAGCGAGGACAACGAATTCCTGCAGGCCGGCGGCGTCTTCACGCAGGACCTGATCGACACCTGGATCGAGTACAAATACGAGAACGAGATCCGTCCGCTGTCGCTGCGCCCGAACCCTTACGAGTTCGAGCTCTACTACGGCGTCTAA
- a CDS encoding GNAT family N-acetyltransferase produces the protein MRDTVWLIPLKDLDDDARAVTLGDVATMELAAGQEDFVGDPFRMMLMGLEDESRLPYVVEAAGAAVGVFTLQAGAASLAGWPDDESAWLLRGFLIDQAHQGRGLGALAAAAAAREALKLTKRLGGGQAGVVLSVNESNPAAKAAYAKAGFAETGRYLGGSAGPQRTMYRAFRD, from the coding sequence ATGCGTGACACCGTGTGGCTCATTCCCTTGAAGGATCTCGACGACGACGCCCGCGCCGTGACGCTCGGCGACGTCGCGACCATGGAATTGGCCGCGGGACAAGAGGATTTCGTTGGCGACCCTTTCAGGATGATGCTCATGGGCCTGGAAGACGAGAGCCGCCTGCCGTACGTGGTTGAAGCGGCAGGCGCAGCCGTCGGAGTCTTCACCTTGCAGGCTGGTGCCGCAAGCTTGGCAGGATGGCCGGACGACGAATCCGCGTGGCTCTTGCGGGGGTTCCTGATCGACCAGGCGCACCAAGGGAGGGGCCTTGGTGCGTTGGCGGCAGCCGCAGCCGCCCGGGAAGCCCTCAAGCTGACAAAGAGGCTGGGCGGCGGCCAGGCCGGCGTCGTACTTTCGGTCAACGAGAGCAATCCGGCGGCCAAGGCTGCTTACGCCAAAGCGGGTTTTGCCGAGACTGGAAGGTACCTGGGCGGTTCCGCCGGTCCGCAGCGGACCATGTATCGGGCTTTCCGCGACTAG
- a CDS encoding bifunctional [glutamine synthetase] adenylyltransferase/[glutamine synthetase]-adenylyl-L-tyrosine phosphorylase, which yields MSLARRLISAGFSDLEKGERFLAARELEGIDQDTIFAGLHLSANPDTALQSLVRLIEKHPSLRQLAGEHPDRSEPLYRLLGASEALGEFLIRHPEHLDVFDVRVSPEPLSADAGELQMKLLRSVKADPNSPRPVAGVTGVGAYAALRTAYRRGLTELAIKDLCAASPQDFMPAVGAELADLAGAAIEAALAVARAEAAATFDPAEIAGVALAVIGMGKCGARELNYISDVDVIYVIEAPELDDARAATIGTALAAGISRAISSTAPEPGLWEVDANLRPEGKSGPLVRTLPSHLSYYAKWAESWEFQALLKARTIAGDKDLGARYEQAVQPLVWASAGREGFVESVQAMRRRVTNNIAPADEQRQIKLGPGGLRDVEFTVQLLQLVHGKSDETLRCRDTTSAISALSTGGYIGRVDAAAFDAAYRYLRVLEHRIQLFQMRRTHLMPTSQESLRFLAKAVLGPFSTGRPHPDALVETWQKTKRSVRELHDRIFYRPLLNTAAKLSSEDARLTPEAAQGRLAALGYRDPQGAMRHIEALTAGVSRRAALQRQLLPILLGWLAEGVDPDAGLLAFRRVSEALGTTHWYLGMLRDSQAAAERLCHVLSNSRLIADLLEVSPESVAWLGSDKDLMPIGFEAQWQEIQSKLSRHADPANAMRLIRLIRRREILRIAIADSSGLLEQDAVGVALADADRAAVLGALHVAEAIVGTEGPLKTQVLVVAMGRQGGREIGYGSDADVMYVHRALPGASESEAQQQALAIVGHISTLLTQPLKPAILAERVLAVDAALRPEGKNGAMVRSLDSYAEYYRRWSLIWEAQALLRAQPMAGDDELAAEFVRLINPIRYPESLADTDLREIRRVKARVESERLPRGADPARHVKLGRGGLSDVEWLVQLLQLQYAGRHPQLRTTSTLQALDAIESLRLIAKADIVLLRKAWRLASRIRSANVICTGRASDLLPASRRDLEAVARWCGYAPGQAAMLEEDYLRLSRRTRAVFEKDFYGQ from the coding sequence GTGAGTCTGGCCCGCCGGCTCATCTCGGCCGGCTTCAGCGATCTCGAGAAGGGCGAGCGGTTCCTTGCTGCGCGCGAACTCGAGGGCATAGATCAAGACACGATCTTCGCCGGACTGCATCTGAGCGCCAACCCGGACACCGCGCTTCAGTCGCTCGTCCGTTTGATTGAGAAGCATCCCTCACTTAGGCAGCTTGCGGGAGAGCACCCGGATCGCAGTGAGCCGCTTTACCGCTTGTTGGGGGCTTCCGAGGCCTTAGGGGAGTTCCTGATCAGGCATCCGGAGCATTTGGATGTCTTCGACGTCCGTGTCAGCCCTGAGCCGCTGTCCGCCGACGCCGGTGAGCTGCAGATGAAGCTCCTCCGCTCGGTGAAGGCGGACCCCAACTCTCCGAGGCCGGTCGCCGGGGTAACGGGGGTTGGTGCATATGCCGCGCTCCGGACGGCCTACCGGCGTGGGCTGACCGAGCTAGCCATCAAGGACCTCTGCGCAGCCAGTCCCCAGGATTTCATGCCCGCCGTCGGCGCTGAACTGGCTGACCTCGCCGGTGCGGCGATAGAGGCCGCCCTGGCGGTGGCCCGCGCCGAAGCGGCGGCGACGTTCGATCCCGCCGAGATTGCCGGCGTCGCGCTGGCCGTGATCGGTATGGGCAAATGCGGTGCCCGCGAACTGAACTACATTTCCGACGTCGATGTCATTTACGTCATCGAGGCGCCGGAGTTGGATGACGCGAGGGCTGCGACCATCGGTACCGCGCTTGCAGCCGGCATCTCCCGCGCTATCTCCTCCACAGCTCCAGAACCCGGATTGTGGGAAGTCGACGCGAACCTGCGGCCCGAGGGGAAATCGGGTCCTCTGGTCAGGACCTTGCCCTCGCACTTGAGCTACTACGCGAAGTGGGCCGAAAGTTGGGAATTCCAGGCACTTCTCAAGGCCCGGACCATCGCCGGGGACAAGGATCTGGGCGCGAGGTACGAGCAGGCTGTCCAGCCGCTCGTCTGGGCTTCGGCCGGACGGGAAGGCTTCGTTGAATCGGTGCAGGCGATGCGCCGCAGGGTCACGAACAACATCGCCCCGGCGGATGAACAGCGCCAGATCAAACTCGGGCCGGGCGGCCTGCGCGACGTCGAATTCACGGTGCAGCTCCTGCAACTCGTCCACGGAAAGTCCGACGAAACCCTTCGTTGCCGGGACACCACCTCGGCGATATCCGCGCTGTCCACAGGCGGCTACATTGGCCGGGTCGATGCCGCTGCCTTCGACGCCGCATACCGCTACTTGAGGGTTCTTGAGCACCGGATCCAGTTGTTCCAGATGCGCCGTACCCACCTCATGCCCACCAGCCAGGAATCCTTGCGGTTCCTTGCAAAGGCCGTCCTGGGTCCCTTTTCCACGGGCAGGCCGCATCCGGATGCGCTGGTCGAAACCTGGCAGAAGACCAAACGGTCCGTGCGGGAGCTGCACGACCGGATCTTCTACAGGCCGCTTCTCAACACTGCCGCGAAGTTGAGCAGCGAGGATGCCCGGCTCACGCCGGAAGCTGCCCAGGGTCGCCTTGCGGCTCTTGGCTACCGTGATCCGCAAGGGGCGATGCGCCACATTGAAGCCTTGACGGCGGGTGTCAGCCGGCGTGCCGCTTTGCAGCGTCAGCTGCTCCCCATCCTTCTCGGCTGGCTCGCCGAAGGAGTGGATCCCGACGCCGGCTTGCTGGCCTTCCGCCGCGTCAGCGAAGCCCTCGGAACCACGCACTGGTATCTCGGAATGCTGCGGGATTCGCAGGCAGCCGCCGAGCGACTTTGCCATGTTCTCTCCAACTCACGGCTGATTGCCGACCTCCTGGAGGTTTCCCCGGAATCGGTTGCGTGGCTTGGTTCCGACAAGGATCTTATGCCGATCGGCTTCGAGGCGCAGTGGCAGGAAATCCAATCCAAGCTCTCACGCCATGCCGATCCCGCAAACGCGATGCGGCTTATCAGGCTCATCCGGCGCCGGGAAATCCTCCGGATCGCGATTGCGGACAGTTCCGGGCTCCTGGAGCAGGACGCAGTGGGCGTGGCATTGGCCGACGCCGACCGGGCTGCCGTGTTGGGCGCCTTGCACGTCGCCGAGGCCATCGTGGGGACCGAAGGGCCCCTCAAGACCCAGGTGCTGGTGGTTGCCATGGGAAGACAAGGCGGACGAGAGATTGGCTACGGCTCGGATGCCGATGTCATGTACGTCCATCGCGCCCTTCCGGGAGCGAGCGAGTCCGAAGCCCAGCAACAGGCGCTCGCCATTGTGGGGCACATCTCCACTTTGCTGACCCAACCCCTCAAGCCGGCCATCCTGGCGGAGCGGGTGCTTGCCGTCGACGCAGCCCTTCGCCCCGAAGGGAAGAACGGGGCCATGGTCCGCTCCCTGGATTCCTACGCCGAGTACTACCGGCGCTGGTCCCTCATCTGGGAGGCCCAGGCGCTGTTGCGGGCTCAGCCCATGGCCGGCGACGACGAATTGGCGGCCGAATTCGTCCGGCTCATCAACCCGATCCGCTACCCGGAATCGCTCGCAGATACGGATCTGCGCGAGATTCGACGCGTCAAGGCCCGGGTCGAATCCGAACGCCTTCCCCGGGGCGCCGATCCGGCACGGCACGTCAAGCTCGGCCGGGGCGGACTCAGCGACGTCGAATGGCTTGTGCAGCTGCTGCAACTCCAATACGCGGGGCGTCATCCGCAACTCCGGACCACCTCCACCTTGCAGGCCCTCGACGCAATTGAGTCGCTGCGCCTGATCGCCAAGGCTGACATCGTGTTGCTGCGCAAAGCGTGGCGCCTCGCGAGCCGCATCCGTTCGGCGAATGTGATCTGCACCGGCCGCGCCTCCGATCTCCTGCCTGCCTCCCGGCGGGACCTGGAGGCTGTGGCCCGGTGGTGTGGCTACGCTCCCGGCCAGGCGGCGATGCTTGAAGAGGACTACTTGCGCCTGAGCCGGCGGACCCGAGCTGTATTCGAAAAGGATTTCTACGGCCAGTGA